Genomic window (Maniola jurtina chromosome 8, ilManJurt1.1, whole genome shotgun sequence):
cacaataataataatattattccatGTTTAAAGTGGCGAGCTGCAAGTCAAATCCACggttttatcatttacataatcttcgatggTATAATcattatgtttttagggttccgtacctcaaaaggaaaaacggaacccttataggatcactttattgtctgtctgtcaagaaaaccaatagggtacttcccgttgacctaaaatcatgaaaggcagataggtaggccacatcatttaaaaaaaattaaaatgtgtttcaatttcaaagtaagataactaggtataccaagtggggtatcatatgaaagaactttacctgtacattcgtaaacagatttttatttattttttatgtgtaatagtttttgatttatcgtgcaaaatgttagaaaaaatacccgagtacggaaccttcactgcgcgagtctgactcacacttggctggtttttttcaggagcatacttttcaTAGATTTTTATACTTGTGTAAAAGCAAATCTAAAGCTAATTGCGGGTTaaagtagtaataaaataaaaatactgaatataaaaataaaaattacgtacacattttaatgcagtttcATGAGGGTTTGGTAAAAATATGGCTTTGATACCGAAATCTATTCCTAGCTAAATTTATACTAAATGCTAAtagattaaattttaatatgatTCTTACTAATTTTGTCTTTTTCCAGGAATTGGTGAAAGGGGACTTGATATGCCTACAACACTATTTCGACGTACCATTTATGAATGGTATGGTACACATTTTCGCCCGCACCACATTGCCCAGGTCGGAGTACAAAGTTCTATGGGACCTAGCTAGAGAAGTCATGCTCTTCCAACGAGGATCCAACGATTTCGGAGGCGCTATAACTTTGACGCCGTGGCTGAAAGATGTTCTACCCGGCTACAGTGGGTACAGGGACATGAGAAGGGGAAACCAAGCTTTGTTGGATTTCTTTGATGTAAGTGATAGACAAAAGTTGTGAAAGTCTGGATAGCTTCTTTATTGATTCGATTTCGATCAtgcgcaaataaataattttgtacacaaatcattattattttgaactagTTTGAACCGTCTAGTTTGAACCCACAACATGTGCTATTCAAACaagattttattcaaaatatcacTAAGTTGAATAATAGTAGGTCTCATTTTCCTGTCATACTCTAAACACATTTTGGCCAATTTGTAGACTTCGTCAGCTTTTACCCATATTTTAACAACAGGATCCAATAACGGGGTAATGTCGTTGTTTACTACATTCTCTTCAACATAATGTTTTATGTTAATATCTGCTCCATTAATTTCGACAATAGGTTTCAAACCAGTCAGTAATTCCAAAATAACTATGCCGAAACTGTAAATATCGATTTTCTGTGTGACAGTGCCATGCATGCCCTCTGGTGCCATATATGCTGGGGTTCCTAATGGACATGTTGTAACAAACGTTGAATCATATTGTTTAGCCAAGCCAAAGTCACAgagctaaaaaaaattatacatatagttacgagtaagtatattaaaatgttAGGAAAGAAATCTTCAAAAGACTGCAATCACAAGTGTGATTATTTGATTTGCAAATGGCGATGCTTGCCTTATACTAAAGTCAACTTTTtctccataaaaaataaaaaataaaaaaataaaataaaaataaataaaaacttttgatTTTGAAGATATAGGTATATGGAGGAACGAAACCCAGAAGGGGATTCCAAATCTTAGCGATGAAATTGAGAATGTAAGCTATAGACGGCGGCATAGAACGTCTTGCCAATGGAATATGATTACGTGATAAGTGATTATGGAAGTGGAATATGGATTATGAATATCATCTTACCTTTGGAACACAATTTCTTGTCAAAAGTATATTAGCGGATTTAATATCTCCATGAacaaaatgttttatagatttttGTGAATCTGATTCCCCAACTACATTTAATATACCTTCTTTACTTTCTTTGGAACTAGAATGCAAATATTTTAAGCCCTCCGCTGTTCCTATGATTATATGCATCCTTTGAAATTCGTTTAATATTTTGGCTTTAATATTCTGTTGCAGTGAACCGCCATCAATATACTCAAAGACAATGCAGGGGAAAGGACCATTCATAGAGAAACCCAGTATAGGAACAATATTATTGTGTCTGAACTGAGAAAGGCATTTAACTTCTGTGTTAAATAATGTAATGGCTATATTAGGTTTACGGGGTATGGCTAAGTGGCTGTGAGCTTTTTTAACAGCAACCATTCCGAAAGTAGGATCTTTTCCAACAAATACATCTCCAAAGCCCCCGCTGCCTATTCTGCCTTTAGGGCCATGACTTGgatcattaattaaaaatttagcaAAATTCCCTGTTATGTTGTctaaatcatcataatcaaaatGAATCAAATTAGTGTTTTGAAGTACAGCACTTGCTATTTCTGTGGGCATGTTCCTATGTGATTGTGAGCTAGCATTGTTTCTCTCACGAAGCATGTAACTTGAGCCTCCTATATTCATAAACTCTTGATCCGGTAGCATTTCACTGATGCATGACTTATTATCATTTGATTTCACAGCTGTGCTCTTGTCATAGTCTGAATGAGCCAAATCAGTGTCTGGAAGTAGAGCACTGTGTATTCCTGTGGAAATGTTAATATTTGGAAAGGAGGTCTGATACGGTTTTGGATAATGTTGGTAAATTTTTTGGCTCTTCTTGTCTTTTGACTCATTAGTGATGTCATAACTCTCGTGAAGCACGTAACCCGCGTTTTGTATATTCATAGACTTTTGGATATGTTGTTCTTTgttaaaatctataaaatcaGGTGTAGGTTTTACTTGATCTGGTAACATTTCATTGCTGTATGTCTTATTGTCATTTGTGCATCCCTTCTGCCTTGTAGACCCATtctctttttgatttttatttgacGTCACAGCTGTGCCCTTGTCTTGTGGTCTTGGTTCTGCGCTTTCATCGCTTATTTTAGTCTTTGTACGACCTGGTTCAGCTGGGATGTAACTTGGGCGTTCAGGTACGGATGCTATTttaaagaaatgaaaatatatattatttagttgTTTTACCACCAATTTTTTTATCTCAGTATTTTACATTGGTCCTTAATATTTTTCTGGTTTTAGTTGAATATTACCTTAtcttagagttccgtacccaaagggtaaaacggagccttattaatgtcaatctgttgtctgtctgtctgtctgtccgcgtgtcagcGAGATGGcagtttatgccatttcgctgcgacatattaTAGATCTCACAATAGAGAGGTTCACAATCTTTCGACAATTCACAATCTCGCGAGATAGATTATAACTTAAccgtattttcaattttacggTGGCATATATAagaataaattttttttcaagTGCGCTCagaattcaaatttaaaattctaAGAACAAAGAGAAATGTTTCATAATTATTCATTGAACTTCTTTAtattgtttactcagggtttaCTCAATAAACtgaatacatacctacacaaaCTGAACACACAATAAACGGATTAAGTAGGTTTTaggtttaatttgatttaataaaaataaagtgttctaACGGGTCACTTAATTTAACTATAAATATCAGTTTCATTATGTGGTATTTGTAATAGAAAGTAAAAAGATATGAAAGTACCCCAACCATAGACCACAATTCGTCACGTTCGAATTTCAACTCGTACTTTGCTCGCTAGCGAGCAAAATTACCATTTTCCACGCAGATTTCAAAGGCCAAAGGAATTTATTCCGAGTGAGTGAGATGAGAagtatattatacttttataaACCAAATCTTAAGTTCCAGATAATACATACGATTCAACATTATGGCAACTTCTTCAGCAGCCCTGCTGAATATTTgggatttgtttaaaatttccTTCAAAGTGCCCAGTGTGGGTCGAATCCTGCCTGATGTACCCCACTCATCCATTAGTATATCAGTGCAGTTCTGATTGGTAGCTTTTGCATGCTCTTCTATGATTCTAAAAAAAGGatttaggttagtttaaaaggacttaggttagtaggtacataggtatttatacataggtacataaagatTAGTATAACTATCTTTTATATTTACGTAAAACCTAGATGATGCTCGTAAGTCATCCGCGTAtgttttgggtttttaaaactcgcgtgggaactctttaattttccgggataaaaagtagcctatacccgTTTCAAGAATGCGAGCCACCTCTGTACTAGAaatagatgatattattatccGCGACTTCTTCAGCATTTATGCCAGACTTTGTTGAAATTGGTTAATAAATTGAGGAGTAAAGAAAAGACAACAGATACACTTTTGAATTTACAAATTACGGTATTAATACTGTAATTtgactaattaatattatgcttAGGTATAAAGAAGAAAGCGAACAATTTAACTGCATGGTGACTTACCGGATTTGCTCATTGTTGTATTTAGGTTCAAAATCTTCACTTTGCAAGTCTTTCGGTATAACAGACATTACCTTCTTCCaatctttatttttctctaGAATACCGACAACTTTACGCAATGCATCTGGAGGGAGCTTACGAAGTTCTACGTTTCGGTACATGATGCAGTATTACACGTCTTGTTTCAAGgactaaaacaaattaaatggATATGTGAATGAGGAAAAAACAGGGAAAACTTACCTATCTCAAAATTTGTTGACCTGTGATAacttttatacttaggtaccaacTGGGATTTTACGTTTTGATCTTAGTAAATAACAAAACTGTTATCGAATTAAAACGCAATTATTAAGATATTTTGATGGTTTTCATTTTTAAAGAGTATAATAATGGCAGAAAAAGATATTTTGGTAAAATCACTGACAACAACGCCCAACAACTGCAAAAGTAGTTAAATAATCCAAACTCAATTGCCTGGCCGGAAAGTCGCCTATCGTCCCTATGTGTAGTTTTTATCAACGACATCATTGTATtcacgattattattataaaatgcgaaagtgtgtttgattgTTTGTTTGTCCCTACCTACCGAAATAGACCCGATTTTTTAGCATTGCCTAAATCAGACCTGGAGAGTGAgttaggctattttttatccccgaaTTTCGAAGACGTGGCCACGAGGGATATCTAATAACCATATAATAGGTAACCTTAACCCACGCAATGGAAGTCTCATTCTAACAGatgcctacctactttacttattataatatttttgcaaaCAGCACGATATCTccatttgatatttatttatatttagtccATGCAGCGACATGCTTATCTCATAGAACCATTACAATAACCTTATTTTTTTTACGTAGTCGTTTTGTCATATTATGCGCGATAAATTGGATCTGATCTTTCATAACGTCATATTATAgcttactagataatgcccgcgacgtcgtccgcgttGATAGTTGATACTTATTCCTACTTGggcattttcaaaattccgcaggaacttttaaattttccaggataaaaagtgttAAGTCAGGTAAGACATCCTACCATCCTAcgttcctttcagccaaatcggttcagtcattgtggcgcGAAGAACAGgctaacaaacatccaaactttcactcTAGTCTAGATACTTTTTCAGAAAGCCTTTCatctcaagtaggtacctacaacaaacTTGTGACTTACAAACAAACAACTTACGaaacttgttttttatttattttggtaaaaaaatatttaattttagatcagttgtcacataaaaataaaataaaaccactCAAGTTCGAATAGACTCGCGTATTGAGGTTCCGTGCTTTGAAGGAAAAGTATGTACTTAGATATTTTGcaacgaaaataaaaatatttttgaatcctttaatttataataaagttAGGCAagcattatttaaaactatccatactaaccaccatctagtatagtttcttctaatgtTTTTTACATATCTCGACTCTAGTATCATAAGGTCGGATGTGTACTTCCGACCAAACTCACTTTTTTACATAAAGATAATGAGCATTTCGGGCTCTTTCTGCCCAGCTGACACTTCAAATGAATgtaatttccaaataaatataataataattgctctCTAGTTATTTTGCTAAAATAAGCAGATGTGGCCGACAGACGGaatgaattcaaattcaaatgttttattcaaagtaggtacaaatgtacactttttgaacgtcataaataaaataattcaatcagaaaacataaaatcacactaatattataaagtcgaaagtttgtatgtgtgtgtgtgtgtatgtttgttactccttcacgcaaaaactactggacggatttggctgaaatttggaatgaagatagataatatcctggattagcacataggctgctttttatcccggaaaatcaaagagttcccacgggatttcaaaaaagctaaatccacgcgggtgaaatcgcgggcatcggctagtataaattaattgtacaattttaagctaggtaaataaagtataaataataatttttaaacaataattcatGAATTTCAGCACCAAAGCAGTACGAATGACTAAGTCGTACTAGtcgttaatttttttacagaaccttaaaaaaacCATGCCTTATATTCGCTTGGTtaaccaaattaattttaaaataatgaaagtgCCCACCTATATCCTAAGCGATTTCCTTAGACCGTATATAGACCGTACCTGTCTAAAACTATTTAGTACCTATTTCGTAAAAgcttataaaaataacataactcGTAGGATTATTTCACATAGTAAggaaaaaaatcttattaggtaggtataatataaataatatatatataggtataaacAGCAATAAGCTATATCCTATATGTAAAAAAACAATAGATCTTTTcacaataataatcaaaaacaTGATTTCTGTAAGGATTCCTTTTATCACTATTTtgttacggaatcctaaaaacggTATCTATAAGCAGAATGCCAAACTGAGGCTTTGACCGGTAACGACCTTTGAttcatatatacctacctaagtatttttattcgatAAGCGTTTGACTGCAACACAAACGATAGAATGagattataataacaataatattataataagttcaCCAGAAACCAGTCTTGATGGAAGAAAAGTTTAGAATAATGGTAGAGGTCAAGTTAATAGACCCTCCATGGATAGGCCATTCGTCGCGCGCAGACTTGGCATTCATAGGGTATATCAGAAGCTCAGAAAGGGGtctgaatattttagtatggagcctggtctttgcccgcgtggatttatgttttttgaaTATCATGTGGCAACCTTGGCGGCAACTTTACATGCAAGAGATAATTTGTTTTTACAGAATTTAACTTCCACGTGTacgtacctattagtttctataGTAATAAGAACACTAATCAAAATAGTCAATTTCGATAAGTAtcttaagatatttttattaagtaggataagttttttttttaaatctataattTAAGGAGTTTTTCCTTTCGGAACATGACACTCCGTgacatttattaaattacctactttcgtAAGGTCTTCTTGTACAACCGTAACAGAGCCCTAACCTCATCCAacagaggttgggatagggcgCCGTTACAGCCCCCAATCTGGCGAAGCATGGGAAATAGTGTAAATAACTCCCATCTCTCCGCCTTGTTACCAACACATTCCACGAATAAGTGGTGTACGTCCTCAGTaagtagtatataatattacctaacTCAGAGTTATTTTTTGACAGAAATTTATAAAGCAAGCAATGGCAACGCATGACGTCAAGTACGATCGTCATTTCTTGGATGTTTACATTAGAAAGTGGAAAGAAGAGCAAGAGACCGTCAGACGAACGACATTTTCAGGTTAGTTTTTAGgggtggttttttaaaaaccagagggaactttgattttccggtacaaGAAGTAGGttatatccttccccggaacGCAAGCTGTtgctgtaccaaacgtcaatatgagccgtgaaaagctagcagacagacagacatactatCCCATGGATTAAAGAATTCAGCGATTGTTCCTTTTACTTTATGGTAGAGCCAGTCCcgctatctatactaataaataaaattgaagggtcgcgtctgtttgaacgggttaatcttcggaatggctaaacataatattttgacgggactttcacagacaagtagaagctTAACCAAGgagtagcataggctacttttttaaccgattttgaaaaatggagttgtgtttttctacctatgtgattgatctccgagatttctgaaccaatttgcgtaattttttttaatcgttaacgGAACTTTGCGATATAGTTCCATAAAAACTTTgtattccaactcctcaatcctgatgggGACCTGACcaacccacgcgggcgaagctgcgggcatcatctagtgtaaaATATAGGTTCACAGTTCGtaccaaaaacataaaatattccactgtaggtataataatattatatccttaTATCCTGCCTACACAACTCCACACTATCTATTTTGTGACTCAACTCTACACGGCGACatagaatttttaatttgtgtgaattaataaattatcattattatagaATTTACACTTCGCCAATGCCTCGTAATTTtccacaaaaaatatatatatgagGACGTTGCATAAATACCATTAATGCTGCCacaaattttatattaagtaggtagttattattacctagtatacaagtgtaaattaaaaatttataacacccccgacaagtgagggttacagtaactagaaaagaccgaaaagacctgataactttcaaacggctgaaccgattttcttggactattccgcgcctacgatccaaagtatctgagttttccaaaacatcattttcaaataaataattatgtatcaaggcaacgtccatcttgacagcttgacatttgtcaattgacataatatattatgaacctaacggttatctaaccttcttttctacaagaaaactagaaaagagctgataactcttaaacggctgaaccaatttttttggattatagctaagaacactctcgatcaagccacctttcaaacaaaaaaaagtaaattaaaatcggttcattcgtttaggcgctacgatgccacagacagatacacagatacacagacacacagatacacagatacacacgtcaaacttataacacccctctttttgggtcgggggttaaaaacaaagtctCAACAGGCATCCCACCccaaaggattttgagaaactcCGCCTGATTGAAGCAAGAGCGGCTCCAAGAGTGgcaggttccgggttcgattccgagcAGGGGAAATTCAGAATCGTATAATTTCTTttcctctggtctggtctggtgtgaAGCTTttttaccactctaccggcaaatacgtgtagaaaccaagggGATATGGAGTCAAATCGATTGACATACTGATCCAAGATGATATGCTTTTTTATTGACTTGAACATGAATAACCATCGGaatgaaggttttttttttacagagcACCAGTTCCAGCTCGTCTGTACTGACTACATGTTCCCAGCGTCCAGCGCGGTTCAGGCCGTACTTACATTTTTGGTCGAAAGGCTGTTGCTGCAACCCGAAATTCAAGACAAAATTCACGAGGAAATCGACAGAGTGGTCGGATGCGACCGCATGCCAACGCTAGATGACAGACGGAAGTAcgagaaatgaaaatataacttaaaatttaaaaaaaccctcgACACTAaaactctataagaaaactagaaaagagctgataactttcaaacggctgaatcgattttcttcgattatagctaagaactctctcgatcaagccacatttcaaacaaaaaaaaaactaaattaaaatcggtccattcgtttaggtgctacgatgccacagacagatatacacgtcaaacttataacacccctctttttgggtcgggggttaaaaatatatttgttgaaTAAATATGCTAAATAAGCATTTAGCGTGTGATCGGCGAAAATGTCAGATTGCCACGAATCGTCACAAACTACAGTAGCTCGAGTTTCctaactatatacctacctactattttaatCTGCGGCCCAGGTGGGAGCAGGAGCGGGTGGAGAAGTTCTTTTAGATAAGAATTTAACTCCAACTTCCATGCaatagaatccatactaatattataaatccgaaagtttgtctgtctgtctgcctgtcggtctgtctgtctatctgtctgtctgtctgtctgctaccttttcacggcccaacagtttaaccgattctgacgaaatttggtacagggttagcttatatcccggggacggataggctattttttatcccgttaaatcaaagagttcctacaggattcccaaaaacccatccgcttaaccgatttgtatgaaaggtacggaagtagcttgcgtccctgtaactgacgtaggcaactttttatcccggaaaatcacacagttcccacgggatcttcaaaaccctaagtccacgcggacgaagtcgcgggcatcctctagtagaatATATTTTACTATAACTCCACTCCTCTCTGCTGATGTGCGTTGCGCCTTATGAGATCTATTTGTTTTTAGTATGCCGTACACCGAAGCGTGCATCCGAGAGATCATGAGGTATGAGCCACTGGTGCCTCTTGGAGTGCCTCATAGAGCTATGAAGGCTTCGAAGTTTGGGGGATATGACATACCTGAGGTAATCTTCGTAATATCAAGGAAAAATGTAGCATTCATCAAAGATTTTAATTCCTCTGTTTTAATTGGTCTAGGTATACCTAGATCTCAAAACCAATCAAGTTAAAGGACTGtggccacgacttcgtccgcgtggatttaggtttttaaatcctatgGGGTGTTCCGGGATAACTAGATGAAAGCTAGCTGACATAAAGACACATTCGCATGATGAGTTTCGcagcattatcatcatcattatcaaccgatagacgtccacagctggacttGTAGAGACTTCAGAGTTCAGTGCCATGgtgaacgctgtggtcttacaattgggaggtcccgggttcgattccggcaGGGGCAATGGGTTATTCCACTAACCCCCATTGACAATCCCCATCAATGGAGATTTGTGAATGAGTACTTTTCCACAAATCCCCATTGAGTTTTTTGGGAATTTATGATTTCTATTTTGTAACTGGTCTAATCTGGGtctggctagttaccaccttgcTGGTAAAGTGCGATTGTGTGAATcatccggtacgatgccgtgtagaaaccaataagTTAACTGAAAAGTATAATGAAACTGCAATAggtaccccttccaagttaggtcgcttccatcttagctTGCACCATCTCTTACCACCAAgagagatcgcagtcaagggctaacttgcaatGGAATAGAAAAAACTTTCTTAGGGTCTTATATAGAGAGTTATTGGTGGTCTATTATAAAGTCATCGGGAGAGAACCTACTTAAACATgcaaaaattctaaatataggTAATGGTTTGAACTGTAAATAGCTAGGATGTCACTCAGCCTGTTTTTCCTTTTACCCTTACTTACCTTCAttgaagtaggtaataagtaaaaaatattaggcaataatataaaattctaGCAGTGCCGCAGctaaaactaaaatatctatAGATTGATAAATGAGTAGATAAAGATAGCTTAATTAGTGAGTTTCCTGTGTAGTGCGTACCTAGCTtatctgtttttatttaaaaaaccggccaagtgcgagtcggactcgcgcaccgagggttccgtaccttgaaCTTGACACCACTCTATTAATTATCTTCACATGCAAATACAAAAAGCTTGTACGCAAACTTTTGAGAGATATTTACCATGTTAGGTATTTTAAGACCATAGAAATTCGATATTTCTCCTgtaatctaatataataaataaagaactATTTTCTGtaagtatttcaaaattttgGCCTCCCTATTTTTGAAGATAAAAGATTGTAATGAGCTATCCTAAGCACGATTTTCATCTATcctgttaaaattttaaaactaattaagtacttagttcaaaataattatataatatatgttaTATTTGAGACCCTCACAACAGGCCCTTTAATTAATTGATGACAGTTTATCAtcggaacaattttttttatttacattttattaacaaaaactTATTTATCGCCTCAAGTATggtattgtaggtacctacgtataatAACAAGGTATCACCATAAGttactatacatattattttaaaatcattatgaggTTTCTAAGGAAATAATGACCACCAAAGTTCTAACCAGCTAAAAAAGCTACGGAACTCTACCTCAAGCATGTTCGGAGTTCTAGCacgcatttgaccggttttttttttttaaacttgttttacaaaatgtttttttttgtttgttgtttgtgGGAAACTTCCCACGATTTTTGAGAATGTTTAAAAATAGCGCACTTGATTATACCTGCAattgttattattcattaaTTGAAATGATATAATTAGTATAACTAGGTAATGTTGGCAAGTCTAAAAATTTTCGTTTATGAGATAATTGGTACCAAAGAAGAGGGAATCAGCTTAGCTAGCTGCACTTAttaataagataataatatttttaagggggaATGAAAATTACATGCAAATCGGAAGTAAGTTCTCCGAaatcataatctttatttttctttttaattatgaCTCGACCATTAGTTAAGAATTCGTGCCAAAATTCTCAAAGAATTTCTCATGAATGATTTTGAGAATGATTCTCAGACTCTCAAGAttgtaatgaaatgaaatgaatgtaatgataaaagatttatattttcgGCAAGGAAAATGTATTTACggttaaataaatttaattattattattaaatttttaaaataatttaattaactttaaaatgtttttccgTTGATCTAAAGTTTTCATCCATAATGGATGCGACGATGGTGCGACTTAGCTTCTAAGAATTTTACtgatttttttctaaaagtaCTGATTAGCTTCTGATTAGAAttgctttaaatatttttgattaaatCTAACATGTAAACTGGTTTAATCTAAGTATGGTAGTAATAAGGTCATTACTTATTAGGCATTATATGAATTATTTTAAGACATGGCCTTATAGGCGGCGCTTCCAAAATCGATGCGTTTTACATAACATGAGTTAGACTAGACCCGTAGTCGGTGGACGGTGACGGATTTTCTTTACAGGGCACGAGGATTCATGGAATACTCCTTGGCGCCCCCTGATGCTTtgaaatgaaagagaaaaaaccggccaagtgcgagtcagactcgcgcactgagggttccgtactcggatgtTCCGTATTTCttacaacattttgcacgataaatcaaaaactattacgcataaaaataaacaaaaatccgttttagaatgtacaggtaaagccctttcatatgataccccacttggtatagttatcttactttgaaaattgaaacacattttaattttttttaaatgatgtaagcacaaattcgcggttttcagattcattcctgtacttgtgctataagaccagacagacagacaggcagacaaacagacagacagacaacaaagtgatcctataagggttccgtttttccttttgagttacggaaccctaaaaaggatgagatgttgacagattttttacagtaggtacttcTACATTGGCTTAAATATCCTATTGCAATTTGCATAGGTatctagataataatatgtatcacATCGTTTAGATTTGTTATTCGG
Coding sequences:
- the LOC123867440 gene encoding LEAF RUST 10 DISEASE-RESISTANCE LOCUS RECEPTOR-LIKE PROTEIN KINASE-like 1.1; this translates as MYRNVELRKLPPDALRKVVGILEKNKDWKKVMSVIPKDLQSEDFEPKYNNEQIRIIEEHAKATNQNCTDILMDEWGTSGRIRPTLGTLKEILNKSQIFSRAAEEVAIMLNPSVPERPSYIPAEPGRTKTKISDESAEPRPQDKGTAVTSNKNQKENGSTRQKGCTNDNKTYSNEMLPDQVKPTPDFIDFNKEQHIQKSMNIQNAGYVLHESYDITNESKDKKSQKIYQHYPKPYQTSFPNINISTGIHSALLPDTDLAHSDYDKSTAVKSNDNKSCISEMLPDQEFMNIGGSSYMLRERNNASSQSHRNMPTEIASAVLQNTNLIHFDYDDLDNITGNFAKFLINDPSHGPKGRIGSGGFGDVFVGKDPTFGMVAVKKAHSHLAIPRKPNIAITLFNTEVKCLSQFRHNNIVPILGFSMNGPFPCIVFEYIDGGSLQQNIKAKILNEFQRMHIIIGTAEGLKYLHSSSKESKEGILNVVGESDSQKSIKHFVHGDIKSANILLTRNCVPKLCDFGLAKQYDSTFVTTCPLGTPAYMAPEGMHGTVTQKIDIYSFGIVILELLTGLKPIVEINGADINIKHYVEENVVNNDITPLLDPVVKIWVKADEVYKLAKMCLEYDRKMRPTIIQLSDILNKILFE